In one window of Streptomyces griseus subsp. griseus DNA:
- a CDS encoding DUF5941 domain-containing protein, translated as MLTAVDAGDAAALLAAVPAGRRVALVDPRFVGHVHALRLGLTDPRFAAAAVPGALTAQPEARGALLRALHRTTAAVGAGAPVVAQHTDPAPEDRTVPGRIAVALEAEGTAVKRPELGSLTATVPTDAGARATAETARDEIDDEAVRLRSAVKAHDGFFTTFAISPYSRYIARWCARRNLTPNQVTTASLITALIAAGSAATGTRGGYIAAGILLLVSFVLDCTDGQLARYSLRYSTMGAWLDATFDRAKEYAYYAGLAIGAVRGGDDVWVLALGAMVLQACRHVVDFSFNEANHDAVANTSPTAALSDKLDSVGWTVWARRMIVLPIGERWAMIAVLTAFTTPRIVFYALLVGCSLAACYTTAGRLLRSLTRKAGRTDRAAQALADLADSGPLAQGVAAVAPGPRGAFTAPAVALLGTLVMVGAALFLPYGSRLTVAAAAVYVVLSGLAVARPLKGALDWLVPPFFRAAEYVTILVLAARSDVPHAVPAAFGLVSAVAYHHYDTVYRIRGGTGAPPRWLVRTIGGHEGRTALVAVLAAVLTHASGFTTALTALAVAVALVVLVESIRFWVSSSAPAVHDEGELA; from the coding sequence GTGCTCACCGCCGTCGACGCCGGTGACGCCGCAGCGCTCCTCGCCGCCGTCCCGGCCGGCCGCCGGGTCGCGCTCGTCGACCCGCGCTTCGTGGGCCACGTCCACGCGCTGCGGCTCGGCCTGACCGACCCGCGCTTCGCCGCCGCCGCCGTCCCCGGTGCGCTCACCGCCCAGCCCGAGGCCCGCGGGGCCCTGCTGCGCGCGCTGCACCGCACCACCGCCGCCGTCGGCGCGGGCGCCCCCGTCGTCGCCCAGCACACCGACCCGGCACCCGAGGACCGCACCGTCCCCGGCCGTATCGCCGTCGCGCTGGAGGCCGAAGGCACCGCCGTCAAGCGCCCCGAGCTGGGATCGCTCACCGCCACCGTCCCCACCGACGCCGGAGCGCGGGCGACCGCCGAGACCGCCCGCGACGAGATCGACGACGAGGCGGTACGGCTGCGCAGCGCGGTCAAGGCCCACGACGGCTTCTTCACGACCTTCGCCATCAGCCCGTACTCCCGCTACATCGCCCGCTGGTGCGCCCGCCGGAACCTCACCCCGAACCAGGTCACCACCGCGTCCCTGATCACCGCGCTCATCGCGGCGGGCAGCGCGGCCACCGGTACCCGGGGCGGCTACATCGCCGCCGGGATCCTGCTCCTGGTCTCCTTCGTGCTGGACTGCACCGACGGGCAGCTCGCCCGCTACTCGCTGCGGTACTCGACGATGGGCGCCTGGCTGGACGCCACCTTCGACCGGGCCAAGGAGTACGCGTACTACGCGGGCCTCGCCATCGGCGCCGTACGCGGCGGCGACGACGTCTGGGTGCTGGCGCTCGGGGCGATGGTCCTCCAGGCCTGCCGCCATGTCGTGGACTTCTCGTTCAACGAGGCCAACCACGACGCGGTCGCCAACACCAGCCCCACCGCCGCCCTCTCCGACAAGCTGGACAGCGTCGGCTGGACGGTCTGGGCGCGCCGGATGATCGTGCTGCCGATCGGCGAGCGCTGGGCCATGATCGCGGTGCTCACCGCGTTCACCACTCCCCGCATCGTCTTCTACGCCCTGCTCGTCGGCTGCTCCCTGGCCGCCTGCTACACCACCGCCGGCCGCCTCCTGCGCTCGCTGACCCGCAAGGCCGGGCGCACCGACCGCGCCGCCCAGGCCCTGGCGGACCTCGCCGACTCCGGCCCCCTCGCCCAGGGCGTCGCGGCGGTCGCCCCCGGACCGCGGGGCGCGTTCACCGCCCCGGCCGTCGCCCTGCTCGGCACCCTGGTCATGGTCGGCGCCGCGCTCTTCCTCCCGTACGGGAGCCGGCTCACCGTCGCGGCCGCGGCGGTGTACGTGGTGCTCTCCGGCCTGGCCGTGGCCCGCCCGCTCAAGGGCGCCCTGGACTGGCTGGTGCCGCCGTTCTTCCGGGCCGCGGAGTACGTCACGATCCTCGTGCTGGCCGCCCGCAGCGACGTACCGCACGCCGTTCCGGCGGCTTTCGGACTGGTTTCGGCCGTCGCCTACCATCACTACGACACGGTGTACCGCATCCGCGGAGGCACCGGCGCGCCGCCCCGGTGGCTGGTGCGCACGATCGGTGGACACGAGGGCCGTACCGCGCTGGTGGCCGTCCTCGCCGCCGTACTCACCCACGCCTCAGGTTTCACCACGGCCCTCACCGCCCTCGCGGTGGCCGTGGCTCTGGTGGTGCTCGTGGAGTCCATCCGCTTCTGGGTGTCCTCCTCGGCCCCCGCCGTACACGACGAAGGAGAACTCGCATGA
- the galE gene encoding UDP-glucose 4-epimerase GalE has product MTWLITGGAGYIGAHVARAMVAAGERVVVVDDGSTGVADRLPEAVTLVEGSASDRALLDRVLAGHAVSGVVHLAAKKQVGESVEKPLLYYRENIAGLGVLLEAVVAAGVRRFVFSSSAAVYGVPDVELITEETPCLPINPYGETKLAGEWLVRATGRAHGISTACLRYFNVAGAGEPELADSGIFNIVPMVFDRLTRGEAPRIFGDDYPTPDGTCVRDYIHVADLAEAHLAAARKLAEAEGGDLTLNVGRGEGVSVRELIDMILDVTGYAVEPVVETRRPGDAARAVASDALMAEALGWTARRDVRSMVESAWEGWCLRHPEART; this is encoded by the coding sequence ATGACATGGCTGATCACAGGCGGGGCGGGATACATCGGGGCACACGTGGCGCGGGCCATGGTCGCGGCGGGTGAGCGGGTCGTCGTGGTCGACGACGGCTCCACGGGCGTCGCGGACCGGCTGCCGGAGGCCGTCACGCTGGTGGAGGGCTCGGCCTCGGACCGGGCTCTGCTGGACCGGGTGCTCGCCGGTCACGCGGTGAGCGGTGTGGTGCATCTCGCGGCGAAGAAGCAGGTCGGCGAGTCCGTGGAGAAGCCCCTGCTGTACTACCGGGAGAACATCGCCGGGCTGGGCGTGCTGCTGGAGGCCGTGGTCGCGGCGGGTGTGCGGCGGTTCGTCTTCTCGTCGTCGGCGGCCGTCTACGGCGTACCGGATGTGGAGCTCATCACCGAGGAGACGCCCTGCCTGCCGATCAACCCGTACGGCGAGACCAAGCTCGCCGGGGAGTGGCTGGTGCGGGCGACGGGCAGGGCGCACGGGATCTCCACCGCCTGTCTGCGGTACTTCAACGTGGCGGGGGCGGGCGAGCCCGAGCTGGCGGACAGCGGGATCTTCAACATCGTCCCGATGGTCTTCGACCGGCTGACGCGGGGTGAGGCGCCCCGGATCTTCGGTGACGACTACCCGACGCCCGACGGCACCTGTGTCCGCGACTACATCCATGTCGCGGACCTGGCCGAGGCCCACCTCGCCGCCGCCCGGAAGCTGGCCGAGGCGGAGGGCGGCGATCTGACGCTGAACGTCGGCCGGGGCGAGGGCGTCTCGGTGCGGGAGCTGATCGACATGATCCTCGATGTCACCGGGTACGCGGTGGAGCCGGTGGTGGAGACCCGCCGTCCGGGTGACGCGGCGAGGGCGGTGGCGTCGGACGCGCTGATGGCCGAGGCGCTGGGATGGACGGCCCGCCGGGATGTGCGGTCGATGGTGGAGTCGGCCTGGGAGGGCTGGTGCCTGCGCCACCCGGAGGCCCGTACCTGA
- a CDS encoding bifunctional class I SAM-dependent methyltransferase/N-acetyltransferase — protein MTDHTDDASRTEAFFALHHPLPRQSPGSDATTRRLLALAGPLPDRPRVLDLGCGPGRASLLLAAEAGARVTAVDLHQPFLDELDEAAEARGLGDRIRTVRADMGALTGPDVPAGSFDLVLAGGVSCRPDRLRERCRHPRARLDRQGTPEGAAYRTGFATAVRDWQRLLAPGGALMVSEYVRTTGAPSAGARALRERDGSPRTLPETTAAAVAAGCTVWAVLLHPDSDGDTHHVPLDERMESADRAVPGMECAPAATREEPAVRRKHGAEYGYAAYLLRPADPRWTTRPETAADREAVYAVNAAAFPTREEAGLVDALRADPEAWLPELSYVAEAPDGSPAAYALLTRCRVGDAPALALAPVATSPAHQGQGAGQAVVRAVLDGARVRGEALVVVLGHPGYYARFGFVPASRYGIRAGFEVPDEAMMALVLDDSAPVPVGMIRYPAAFGV, from the coding sequence TTGACCGACCACACCGACGACGCCTCGCGCACCGAGGCGTTCTTCGCCCTGCACCACCCTCTCCCCCGGCAGAGCCCCGGCTCCGACGCCACCACGCGCCGGCTGCTCGCTCTGGCCGGGCCTCTCCCCGACCGTCCGCGCGTCCTCGACCTGGGCTGCGGCCCGGGCCGGGCCTCGCTGCTGCTCGCCGCCGAGGCGGGCGCCCGGGTGACCGCCGTCGACCTGCATCAGCCGTTCCTGGACGAGCTGGACGAGGCGGCGGAGGCGCGCGGCCTGGGCGACCGTATCCGTACGGTCCGGGCCGACATGGGCGCCCTCACCGGCCCCGATGTCCCGGCGGGCTCCTTCGACCTGGTCCTGGCCGGGGGAGTGTCCTGTCGGCCGGACCGGCTCAGGGAGCGGTGCCGGCACCCGCGCGCCCGGCTTGACCGGCAAGGCACCCCCGAGGGGGCGGCGTACCGCACCGGCTTCGCCACCGCCGTACGGGACTGGCAGCGGCTGCTCGCTCCGGGCGGCGCGCTGATGGTCTCCGAGTACGTCCGGACCACCGGCGCGCCATCGGCCGGGGCGCGCGCCCTCCGGGAGCGCGACGGCTCCCCGCGCACCCTGCCGGAGACCACCGCGGCGGCCGTCGCCGCGGGCTGTACGGTCTGGGCGGTCCTGCTCCACCCCGACAGCGACGGGGACACCCACCACGTCCCGCTCGACGAACGGATGGAGAGCGCCGACCGGGCGGTTCCCGGCATGGAGTGCGCGCCGGCGGCCACCCGCGAGGAGCCGGCCGTACGGCGGAAGCACGGCGCGGAGTACGGCTACGCCGCGTACCTGCTGCGCCCGGCCGATCCCCGCTGGACCACCCGGCCGGAGACGGCGGCGGACCGGGAGGCCGTGTACGCGGTCAACGCCGCTGCCTTCCCGACCCGGGAGGAGGCCGGCCTCGTGGACGCGCTGCGGGCCGATCCCGAGGCCTGGCTGCCGGAGCTCTCGTACGTAGCCGAGGCGCCGGACGGGTCCCCGGCGGCGTACGCGCTGCTGACCCGGTGCCGGGTCGGCGACGCCCCGGCGCTGGCCCTGGCCCCGGTGGCCACCTCGCCCGCGCACCAGGGGCAGGGGGCCGGGCAGGCCGTGGTGCGGGCGGTCCTCGATGGCGCACGGGTGCGTGGGGAGGCGCTCGTGGTGGTGCTCGGGCACCCCGGCTACTACGCGCGCTTCGGCTTCGTACCGGCGTCCCGCTACGGGATCCGGGCCGGTTTCGAGGTGCCGGACGAGGCGATGATGGCGCTGGTGCTGGACGATTCCGCTCCGGTTCCGGTGGGCATGATCCGCTATCCGGCGGCCTTCGGGGTCTGA
- a CDS encoding sugar phosphate nucleotidyltransferase, with protein MIGLVLAAGAGRRLRPYTDTLPKALVPVDGDKTVLDLTLANFAEVGLTEVAIVVGYRKEAVYARKAELEATYGLTLTLIDNDKAEEWNNAYSLWCARDVIKRGVILANGDTVHPVSVEKTLLDARGKGQRIILALDTEKSLADEEMKVITEEGKGVQRITKLMDPAAATGEYIGVTLIEAEAAEELADALKTTFERDPDLYYEDGYQELVNRGFTVDVAPIGTVTWVEIDNHADLEKGREIACQY; from the coding sequence ATGATCGGCCTCGTACTGGCAGCCGGTGCAGGACGACGTCTGCGCCCCTACACGGACACGCTCCCCAAGGCGCTCGTCCCTGTCGACGGCGACAAGACGGTCCTCGACCTCACGCTGGCCAACTTCGCGGAGGTCGGACTCACCGAGGTCGCGATCGTCGTCGGCTACCGCAAGGAGGCCGTCTACGCGCGCAAGGCCGAGCTGGAGGCGACGTACGGCCTCACGCTCACGCTCATCGACAACGACAAGGCCGAGGAGTGGAACAACGCCTACTCCCTGTGGTGCGCCCGTGACGTCATCAAGCGCGGCGTGATCCTCGCCAACGGCGACACCGTGCACCCGGTCTCCGTCGAGAAGACCCTGCTGGACGCCCGCGGCAAGGGCCAGAGGATCATCCTCGCGCTGGACACCGAGAAGAGCCTCGCCGACGAGGAGATGAAGGTCATCACCGAGGAGGGCAAGGGCGTCCAGCGCATCACCAAGCTGATGGACCCGGCCGCCGCCACCGGTGAGTACATCGGCGTCACCCTCATCGAGGCCGAGGCCGCCGAGGAGCTCGCCGACGCCCTGAAGACCACCTTCGAGCGCGACCCCGACCTCTACTACGAGGACGGCTACCAGGAGCTCGTCAACCGCGGCTTCACCGTCGACGTCGCCCCCATCGGCACCGTGACCTGGGTCGAGATCGACAACCACGCCGACCTCGAGAAGGGCCGTGAGATCGCGTGCCAGTACTGA
- a CDS encoding cation diffusion facilitator family transporter gives MGAGHDHGHTHGGPPPTGTAAAAYRGRLRVALGITLSVMVMEIVGGVLSDSLALIADAAHMATDALGLGMALLAIHFANRPAGPNRTFGFARAEILAALANCLLLLGVGGFLIFEAVDRFITPAETKGGLAIAFAAVGLVANIVSLSLLMRGQKESLNVRGAYLEVLADTLGSVAVIVSAAIIMGTGWQAADPIASLVIGLMIVPRTVKLLRETLNVLLEAAPKGVDMAEVRAHITALPGVLGVHDLHAWTITSGMPVLSAHVVVRQEMLDSIGHEKVLHELQGCLGDHFDVEHCTFQLEPSGHAEHEARLCH, from the coding sequence ATGGGGGCTGGCCACGATCACGGGCATACGCACGGCGGGCCTCCTCCGACCGGCACGGCGGCCGCCGCGTACCGGGGCAGGCTCCGGGTCGCCCTGGGCATCACGCTGAGCGTGATGGTCATGGAGATCGTCGGCGGGGTGCTCTCCGACTCGCTTGCCCTGATCGCGGACGCCGCCCATATGGCCACCGACGCCCTGGGGCTCGGGATGGCGCTGCTGGCCATCCACTTCGCCAACCGCCCGGCCGGACCCAACCGGACCTTCGGCTTCGCCCGCGCCGAGATCCTGGCGGCGCTGGCCAACTGTCTGCTGCTGCTCGGTGTCGGCGGTTTCCTGATCTTCGAGGCGGTCGACCGGTTCATCACCCCGGCGGAGACGAAGGGCGGCCTCGCCATCGCGTTCGCCGCGGTCGGCCTGGTGGCCAATATCGTCTCCCTCTCTCTGCTGATGCGTGGTCAGAAGGAGAGCCTGAATGTGCGCGGCGCCTATCTGGAGGTGCTCGCGGACACCCTGGGCTCGGTCGCGGTGATCGTCTCGGCGGCCATCATCATGGGGACCGGCTGGCAGGCCGCCGACCCGATCGCCTCGCTGGTGATCGGCCTGATGATCGTCCCCCGGACCGTGAAGCTGCTGCGGGAGACGCTGAACGTGCTGCTGGAGGCGGCCCCCAAGGGGGTGGACATGGCGGAGGTACGGGCCCACATCACGGCGCTGCCCGGTGTCCTGGGCGTCCACGACCTGCACGCCTGGACGATCACCTCGGGGATGCCGGTGCTCTCCGCGCATGTGGTGGTGCGCCAGGAGATGCTGGACTCGATAGGGCACGAGAAGGTGCTGCACGAGTTGCAGGGCTGCCTCGGTGACCACTTCGACGTGGAGCACTGCACCTTCCAGCTGGAGCCGAGCGGCCATGCGGAGCACGAGGCGCGTCTGTGCCACTGA